The genomic interval GCGGCATGGGTCATGATCGACCCGGAGCAGAGCACTTTCGAACAGCACACGGCGATGCGCAAGGCGCTCGAACTGCTGTTGGCGGAGCAGCCCAGGGAAATCGTCATCGCGGTCAGCGGCACGCCGGAACAGCGCCGACTGGCAGCGGAAAACGCCATCTATTGCACCCTGGTAAACAGCGCCTTGTTGCCGGAACGCAAGAAAAAAGACGCGCGCAAGGCGCTGCAAAAAATCACCCTTTTCGGTCACCGATCCGAGGATGCGTATCGCACCCTGCGCGCGCAGGCGGCAGGCAACACCCTGGCACGCGAACTCACCATGCTGCCCGCCAACGACCTTACTCCCGGACTTTGACCGCGAGCGTATCCGCAAGCTGGCCAAGGAATCAGGCTGGAAATGCGAGGAATTCGACCTGAAGAAATTGCGCAAGATGGGAGCCGGTGCCTTTGTCGCGGTTGCGCAGGGCAGCGAGGAAGAAGACGCTGCCATCGTCCATCTCACCCACCGTCACCCGCGGGCAAAACAGACCGTCGCGCTGGTAGGCAAAGGCATCTGTTTCGATACCGGCGGGCACAACCTCAAGCCGGCACGCTACATGCACGGCATGCACGAAGACATGAACGGCTCGGCGGTGGCACTAGGCCTGCTGCTGGCGGCCAGCCAGGCGGATCTGCCGGTCAACCTGGACGTCTGGCTCGCCATCGCCCAGAACCACATCAGCCCCAAAGCCTACAAGCAGAACGACGTGGTAACGGCGCTCAACGGCACCACCATCGAAATCATCCACACCGATGCCGAAGGCCGCATGGTGCTGGCCGACACGCTCACCCTGGCCTCGCGCGCAAAACCCGACTTCATGCTGGATTTCGCCACCCTCACCGGCAGCATGGCCACCGCCCTCGGTGCGCGCTATTCCGGCATTTTCTGCAACCGCGAGAAGCTGCTGGCCGCCGCCCTCGCTGCCGGGAAGTCTTCGGGCGAGCGGGTCAACGCCTTCCCGCTCGATGCCGACTACGAAGAGGGCCTGGACAGCCAGATCGCCGACATCAAGCAATGCACCATGGAAGGCGAAGCCGACCACATCCTGGCGGCGCGTTTCCTCATGCGCTTCATCGAAAACTACACGCCCTGGCTGCACATGGACCTCTCCGCCAGCAACTGCAAGGGTGGGCTCGGCGCTGTGGCATCCGACGTAACGGGCTTCGGCGTGGCGTGGGGGGTTGAATTGTTGGGTAACCCCTTGGAGAAATTGTAAAGCACGGCCCGCTGCGCTATAGTCAAAACCACTCCAGTCCTTCCCGGCGCCAGCCATGAACGGTAACACCCCTCTTTCCGACCGCTTCCAGCGCAACATCGAATACCTGCGCCTGTCGGTCACCGACCGCTGCGACCTGCGCTGCAGCTATTGCATGCCGGAGGATTTCAAGGGCTACGAGGAGCCGGAACACTGGCTCAATTTCGACGAAGTCGAGCGCCTGATCGGGGCTTTCGCGCGCCTGGGCGTGAAGCGCCTGCGCCTGACCGGCGGCGAACCGCTGTTGCGGCGCAATCTGCCGGAACTGGCCAGACGCCTGTCCGCCCTGCCCGGCATCGAGGATTTATCCCTCAGCACCAACGCTACACAACTCTCCAAGTACGCGCATTCCCTGCACAATGCGGGCGTGTCCCGCATCAACGTCAGTCTCGACTCGCTGCAGCGCGAGCGGATCGCGCAGATCACCGGGCGCGACTGCCTGGACAAGATCCTGGCCGGCCTGATGGCGGGCAAGGAAGCGGGATTCGCGCCGATCAAGATCAACATGGTGGCGCAGCAAGGCGTCAACGACGACGAAATCGACGCCATGGTGGCGTTCTGCCTCGAACACGGCTTCATCCTGCGCTTCATCGAAACCATGCCGGTCGGCAGCACCGGCCGCAACGCGCAATACCTTGACCTGCAGCCGGTCAAACTGCGCCTGCAGGAACGTTTCGGCCTGGTTGAGGGCGTGATGCCCGGTGGCGGGCCGGCACGCTATCTGAAATCGCGGGACGGAAAATTCAGCGTAGGCTTCATCACCCCGATTTCCCAGCATTTTTGCGAGACCTGCAACCGAGTACGCCTGGCGGTGGACGGGACGCTTTACACGTGCCTGGGACAGGATGAAAAATTCGAGTTCCGGCCGTTGCTGCGCGGCGGCATTTCAGATGCGGAACTTGAAGACGCCATACGCAACGCCATTTCACTAAAGCCTGAGCGCCACGAATTCAAGGAAGAGCCCGGCAAGATCGTGCGTTTTATGTCGACCACGGGCGGCTGACGCCGCAAGGAAAAAAGCCTAGCTACCCTTTTCTGCGTCGCTTTCGGGGTGCGTTTTTGTCGGCTTGAAAGGTTCAGGGAAAAGCGGGTCGAACCCCAGACTATCGTCTTCTTTCAACGCTTCTGGTTGTGCTTCCTTCACCTCGGACGGCTTGTCGTCAAGGACGAATTCCAGCGGCGTATCCAGGGCCGGAAGTTCCGGCACGGGGGGCGCCGCCTCGGCAGGCGCCTCGTTCTCCGCCTCGGAGCTGGCATAAAGCGGATTCGCGCCATCCAGCTGGCGTCCCAGTTTGTGCACCAGCACCCGCAAACCGCTATCGTCCATCGTCGCCTGGCAACGCAGGGCAAGCTGTTCGAACTCCTGTTTCATACCCAGCGTGCTGTAGGTTTCAAACAGCTTTTTCCATAACTGGACGTCATCCGGATGTTTCTCCAGATATTCCTGCAATAGCTCGATGGCCCGGTTAGACCAGCCATAAGCGAGGTAAAGATCCGCTTCATCCAGCACGGACTCCGCCTCGGTGAATGTAACGGACTCGTTCGAGGTATCGAAAATGCTGGTAACGCTGTGATAGAGCTCGTCTTCCTGGTTGTTCGCGGGCGCTGTTGCGGCGCGCTTCTCGCCGTGCAGTGCTGACGGCATGGAATACGTCACATCGGGGGAAAACTCCTGGCGCAACTCCTCTTCCAGCCATGCCGCGGCCTGCCGCCTGCGCCACCGCCACCACACCGAAATCAGCAGCGCCAGAATCAGGGAAACGCCTGCCAATCCTCGCAGGGAGAGGCTTTCCAGTCCGCCCAACCATTTATCCAGCACACCGGGCGAGGTCTGCAAGGGTATGTGCGCGGGAGCCGTGGCCAGGCGCTCGCTCATGGCCAGGTGTTTGTCGGTCTTGGCAAGCGCCACCTGCAACTCACCGATTTGAGATTCAAGCTGCATGATGCGGTTTTTCATGCTGAGAGTATTGGCGACCTGGTCGTCAGCATCCAGCAAGCGCTGCTTTTCGCGCAGTTGTCGACGCTGATCCTCGCTCATTTTTCCCAGCAAGGATAAATCGAGCCCCTCGCTGGAGAGCTTGAGGCGAAATTCTCCTTCGCCGCCGGCCGGCGCGTGCTCGGGCGGCATTTTTTCCGGCGAACTCGCGGCGGCGGGGGAAGAGACAGGCTTTGGTGCGATTCGCGCCTTGCGCGGTTTGCGGGGTGCGACTTCGGATTTCGCGACCGGTGGCACACTCGGCTCCGTCACGGGAAGCGAAGGTGCGGGTGAGGCCGGCACTTCGGGATCGAGCAACACGGTGAACACCCGGTTAATTCGCCCCTGGCCGCAATCGGCCTGTATCAACAGACGCGCAAAGGGTTCACCGATGGCGTGCTGCGAACTGATTTCAAGCTGCATGCGCCCGTCCACCTGTTCCAGCGCCAG from Sulfurimicrobium lacus carries:
- the moaA gene encoding GTP 3',8-cyclase MoaA produces the protein MNGNTPLSDRFQRNIEYLRLSVTDRCDLRCSYCMPEDFKGYEEPEHWLNFDEVERLIGAFARLGVKRLRLTGGEPLLRRNLPELARRLSALPGIEDLSLSTNATQLSKYAHSLHNAGVSRINVSLDSLQRERIAQITGRDCLDKILAGLMAGKEAGFAPIKINMVAQQGVNDDEIDAMVAFCLEHGFILRFIETMPVGSTGRNAQYLDLQPVKLRLQERFGLVEGVMPGGGPARYLKSRDGKFSVGFITPISQHFCETCNRVRLAVDGTLYTCLGQDEKFEFRPLLRGGISDAELEDAIRNAISLKPERHEFKEEPGKIVRFMSTTGG
- a CDS encoding type IV pilus assembly protein FimV, with amino-acid sequence MAARLLAAGVVSCVGLSSSTSSAMILGDLALHSSLGQPLRASIPVKADKGEQLDDSCFSLVRPERQDDFTYLTRARLALEQVDGRMQLEISSQHAIGEPFARLLIQADCGQGRINRVFTVLLDPEVPASPAPSLPVTEPSVPPVAKSEVAPRKPRKARIAPKPVSSPAAASSPEKMPPEHAPAGGEGEFRLKLSSEGLDLSLLGKMSEDQRRQLREKQRLLDADDQVANTLSMKNRIMQLESQIGELQVALAKTDKHLAMSERLATAPAHIPLQTSPGVLDKWLGGLESLSLRGLAGVSLILALLISVWWRWRRRQAAAWLEEELRQEFSPDVTYSMPSALHGEKRAATAPANNQEDELYHSVTSIFDTSNESVTFTEAESVLDEADLYLAYGWSNRAIELLQEYLEKHPDDVQLWKKLFETYSTLGMKQEFEQLALRCQATMDDSGLRVLVHKLGRQLDGANPLYASSEAENEAPAEAAPPVPELPALDTPLEFVLDDKPSEVKEAQPEALKEDDSLGFDPLFPEPFKPTKTHPESDAEKGS